The Nitrospiria bacterium genome has a segment encoding these proteins:
- a CDS encoding class I SAM-dependent methyltransferase, with product MNNKELREKYRSMAKWYDWAEGIPEVLGLNLLRKKLMKRAFGRVLEVAAGTGRNFKYYPAKCRLTAVDMSGAMLGFAQKKAKDLKCSITFCLMDAEKLGFPDQSFDTVVSSLSTCTFSNPVGALKEMGRVCRTDGRILLLEHGRSSWEKIGRWQDKGAPKHAEMLGCHWNREPLDLVREAHLVPFTFHRTFFGMVQVIEAMREPVMSEKS from the coding sequence ATGAATAATAAAGAACTCCGTGAAAAATACAGGTCTATGGCCAAATGGTACGATTGGGCTGAGGGGATTCCGGAGGTTTTGGGTTTGAACCTTCTTAGAAAGAAATTAATGAAAAGGGCATTTGGTCGAGTCCTTGAGGTGGCTGCGGGCACCGGGCGGAATTTTAAATACTATCCTGCAAAATGCCGGTTGACCGCGGTTGATATGAGTGGGGCCATGTTAGGCTTTGCACAAAAAAAAGCCAAAGATCTTAAATGTTCAATTACCTTTTGTTTGATGGATGCAGAGAAATTGGGTTTTCCGGATCAAAGTTTTGACACGGTGGTCTCTTCCCTTTCCACATGTACCTTCTCTAATCCTGTGGGTGCCCTAAAAGAAATGGGGCGGGTTTGCCGAACAGACGGACGTATTTTACTTTTGGAGCATGGCCGAAGCAGTTGGGAAAAAATAGGGCGCTGGCAGGATAAAGGGGCGCCCAAACATGCCGAAATGTTAGGTTGTCATTGGAACCGAGAACCCCTTGACCTGGTCCGGGAAGCCCATTTGGTTCCTTTTACTTTTCACCGGACTTTTTTCGGGATGGTCCAAGTCATTGAAGCGATGAGGGAGCCCGTAATGA